The Salvia miltiorrhiza cultivar Shanhuang (shh) chromosome 1, IMPLAD_Smil_shh, whole genome shotgun sequence genome has a window encoding:
- the LOC131019739 gene encoding protein IQ-DOMAIN 17-like, producing MGKKTGNSWLNAVKKAFRSPTNDDDDKRSSRRRQHNEPEDEEKKRGKKRWIFRRHLSLETTIQHNVVKCANSICSGEENLVRKQPRMDTEQKRAFAVAMATTAAAEAAVATAVEIIRLSRPPLLVKQDKAALLIQKIFRGYLARRALMALRGVVKLQALIRGHNVRKRAKMTLQCIQSLVRVQAIVCDQRRRLSCETTATLGSMFRNDSSRVSNSLDVGPTELEEIHALIQKAKECSLEQGKTLAHALSQQIWATEVEDSSRKTGYSWMRKDRNLCNNQRDSIKTIEVDSMFMPASLNGKRLNLALQSPKTPTTRSIPCSPCYQHDTRRMSMSEKSCPLPRPNYMAATASAMARVRPNSAPRQRQSSPSREVAGSARKRLSFSAREFEPYYGTD from the exons ATGGGGAAGAAGACTGGGAATTCCTGGCTCAACGCTGTGAAGAAGGCCTTCAGATCTCCCACCAACGATGATGACGACAAGAGGAGCAGCAGAAGACGACAACATAACGAGCCAGAAGATGAGGAAAAA AAAAGAGGGAAGAAGAGATGGATATTTCGGAGGCATTTAAGTCTGGAGACGACGATCCAGCACAACGTTGTCAAATGCGCGAATTCTATTTGCAGCGGAGAGGAGAATTTGGTGAGGAAGCAGCCCAGAATGGACACGGAGCAGAAGCGGGCGTTTGCGGTGGCTATGGCGACCACCGCCGCGGCGGAGGCCGCCGTCGCAACGGCGGTGGAGATCATCCGGCTCAGTAGGCCGCCCCTTTTGGTCAAACAAGATAAGGCTGCTCTTCTCATTCAGAAAATATTCCGAGGATACCTG GCAAGGAGAGCTCTAATGGCGTTAAGAGGCGTGGTGAAGCTGCAAGCATTAATTAGAGGACACAATGTCCGAAAACGAGCAAAAATGACACTCCAATGCATCCAATCTCTTGTCCGCGTTCAAGCCATAGTTTGTGATCAACGCCGCCGCCTGTCGTGCGAAACCACCGCAACCTTAGGCTCCATGTTCCGCAACGACTCGAGTCGAGTTTCGAATAGCTTGGACGTCGGTCCGACCGAGCTTGAGGAGATCCATGCTTTGATTCAGAAGGCAAAAGAATGCTCCCTCGAACAGGGCAAGACGCTAGCTCATGCATTGTCACAGCAG ATTTGGGCCACAGAGGTGGAAGATTCAAGCAGGAAAACAGGGTATAGTTGGATGAGGAAAGATAGGAATCTATGCAATAATCAAAGAGATTCAATCAAGACAATTGAAGTTGATTCCATGTTCATGCCAGCTTCTTTGAATGGGAAGCGTCTCAATCTGGCCCTTCAATCTCCCAAAACTCCGACGACGAGGTCCATCCCGTGCAGCCCCTGTTATCAGCACGACACGCGCAGGATGAGCATGAGCGAGAAGTCTTGCCCGTTACCTCGGCCAAACTACATGGCGGCCACTGCATCGGCTATGGCGCGTGTTAGGCCAAACAGCGCGCCAAGGCAGAGGCAGTCGAGCCCGAGTAGAGAGGTGGCCGGCTCGGCTAGGAAGCGCCTGTCCTTCTCTGCCCGTGAGTTTGAGCCTTACTACGGCACGGATTGA